Below is a genomic region from Raphanus sativus cultivar WK10039 chromosome 4, ASM80110v3, whole genome shotgun sequence.
AAAGCAATACGACATTTCCTTGTTATTCACTCGATGATGACACAgatatataatcatttaaaaaccAAAAGACCACTCACAAAACTCATTTGAGGACCTCTGATGATATTGAAAGAAAGGAGAGAATAGTAGTAATAATGCCTTCACAAGTTCATCAATCTCCACTTTCTATTCTCAATCCACTACTTAGATCCTCACCTCCTTCCTCCCCTAAACACCAGAGAGAATCAAAGTTCGTTAATTGTGCATAGACTCgatcaaatcaaattaaaagCAGTTCAATTAGGGTTAAAGATCTAAATGAATCTTGAAAAAATGGACATACAATCGATTTatctaaattctaaaaaaataagaaagtgtattaaatatgttttaaaaaacttatataaattcTAATCTCAAATTCTAGTTTTATTATAGTTAGaccttattattattattattgaaaattgaaaattttgaaattcttTTGGTGGATAAGTCTGATGACTCAGCAATATGTTATATTCTGTTAGAAAGCTTGAGTTCTGAGGATCTAGATGAATTActtatctctataatattatttgagaagtcagttttctATGTGTCGCGTTCACATTAACtttcacgatggttgattacattgatacttttaatgaattaaaaatattacattattgtttttatttagtttcctttttaaaattttccatataacatatatattaaaaaggaaacatttataaaatttaaaatgaaaatatatgtatatatgatttcattaaaaaggaaatttcacaagataataatattctattttaaaaatatttttaaataacataaaatatacttttgaagtaataaaatacttgctttatatctatttttcttagatgaaaaatatatatgtgtatataatgtgatttcatgaaaacaaatttcttatgtttttatcgatatttcaaaatttatttactatttggatttatgattatttattggatttatagaatttatagATGATTTACACGAAGTAATAAATAGAGATTTcagaattatttatttatttattttattttgaaaagcaCGGGTGTTACAATTACATTCTAagcttttgttttatgtttttctttggcCGACCAGTAAATAATCACAGCTTTTGAGGAgctctatatatatatctcgAAACACTTGGCCGACCATTCTAAACCTTGATTCACAAAAGTTCACTAGGAGACTCGACCATCGACATGTAACGATCTTTATGCTTCCTGCACTGAAGACCAAAACATAACAAACCCCGAACCATCTTCAGTTTCTTGAAAATAAATGCACACATTGATTTTACAAGTAAATCAAGACACAGCCTCCGACCGTATGGATTGTGGTGGACGGAGAAGATCTCCAACAATGGTGGCGGCTGAGAAGTTATGGAAAACTAAGATTTGCttaaagagaagaaaaatttTCCCATACAGATTTAAATGGCATATAAACAACATGGAACTCAATCACATATAATTATAGAGAATGGAAAGGGCAAATCATTTTTCAACAAACTTTCTGAAAACCACAGTCTCCATACTAACGAGTTTCTTACATAATTTGATTTAAAGCATAGCAGAGTCAAATCATACAAAGagtagataataaaaataaaacaagctCAGGTTCAGTGGTGAAATTTGGCTTGAATTTTGGAATAAGCCTAGTCGGCCTGAATTTTGGAATAAGCCTTGTCAATGTCAAATGGCCTGCAATATCAATAGAAATtgttatcaaaagaaaaaaagaagcatAACCAACAGCAAATTCATGGATCAGAGAGAAGGGAAAAGGGGGAGGGAGCTTACTTGCGAGCTCTGAGCTTGAGCTTGCCTGGCCCACGACAAAGGTCACACCCATCAAAGTTAACAAACCCGTAGTATTCATCACTATCAGTAGCCATCTTCACCTCAAGCTTTCTTCCTCCCATGTAACTTCCATTTAGTTTTAACGCCGCCCCCTTTTCGCCATTTGAGTAGTCAATGAAAGCAAATCTGTTATTAAAGAAACAACACAATCTTTAGTTTATATGTTACgagagacaaaaaaataattaaagaaaaaaaaatgaagaacaaagtgaCAAACCCCAAAGGAACACAGGTACCACACTGCATGGGAACAAAAACCCTTGAGACTGTTCCACAAGAACCAAAAATGTTGCTCAATTCATTCTTGATTTCATCCCTGGGGCGCAAATGCTGAAATCCCTTAACGAAAATGGTTCGACGACCATCATAGGTGGCTTCTTCACATCCATAACAGCAAGAATCTTTCTCAGTTTGCTTCTGCTTCTTCAAATATTCTTTAATCTCCTTGCTTATCTCCTGCCTCTTCAGATTTGTTTTTCTACTGGAACATGGTTGCAACAGAGTAGTAGTTACTGGTTTTGCAGTAGGCATCGAGTCCTCCTCTTGTTCGTCAGCTGAATGACCAACAATAGGGCTAAATCAGAATCGATTCCAACCGAAAATAGGGCTAAAACAGAACAGaataatatttgataacatAACAGAAACTTCAAAAAGACAAACCAAGAAGTGATTTAAGAATCGAATCAACTCAGCACTGTGATTTAACAGGATAATAAAATCGAAACGAAAATAGAGCTAAAAGCCTAAAACGTAGGCTAAAACAGAACATGATTTAACAGGATATATTGATAACATAACAGAAACTTCAAAAAGACAGAATACAGTTATTCGACCAGATAAGACTTACCCCGGGAATTCATTGAGAGGatattgatttttcttttctgcaGCAGCCGCCGAAGCAGAGGTCTCGTGGAAGAGTTTTATGTCTTTTATACCAGAGACTAGGATTATGGCCCATGCATGGAGAAGAACTAAGCTCTTAAAGAGGAGGAAAATCCACTGGCATCTTCAATGTGAAATTGTGaatcatgcaaaaaataaaagagaatcaagttttcttttctgaaaaatctgaattttttaattaattgttttcaaaacagagcaaaattttttaaaaaatcagaaataacACACGTTACTTGGAGAATTGTTAAGTGACTTCTGCTTTATAGTCTCGTGTGGGAAGCCAAAAGATAGCTGaaaatcttattaaaaaaatgctACTCTCTGGTTTGCACAAAACACAGCACACAGTCCAAAAATCTCTCCTCTCTTCAATCGGACATGTCTACTTCAGGGGGCTTGTCTTGTTGGTTCTCCTGTGAAATCATCGACGCGAGATCTTCAACTTTCAGAGGAGAATGTCGGGCCATATATTGAAACATGATCTGCAAATTGGATCATAAAATGCTCGAGTTAATtcgttaaataatatttccCCCAAAATTTCGAATGCAATATGCAAAGTAAGAGAGTGCTAAGTTGCTAACCTTGGAATAGCTATCAGCAAATGCCCGAGCTCGATTTGACACACTGATATACTGTAAATCTGCCTTCTCAAATTTACCATCTACACAGTTCAACCCTCCATCGCCTATGGCAAATCGAACAAGGCTTCCCGGTGACAGTCCTGACTGTAATATCCAACATGGCCACACAGTGAGAAAGCAAACTTAAACTAAACAACATCACTAACCAGTATACTTTATAGACTCCAAATCGGTCTCCTAGTAGTACAACAAGAAGATTACTCTGATCCTACACTTCTCCTTGTCAACCTAATTCAAAAGGCTATACTGAACATACCTGTTTTATAAAATCTGCATTCAAGCAATTAACTATGACGGGTGGATCATCTGATGTTACAATTTTCCCATCATCTTGCAACTCCAAGACGATCTGCACAGAGAGAATATATGTTAAAGACTCGTAAATAGGAGTATAGGACTAATGTAATGTGAAGTCCACTCACATGTTGTTGGTTTGGAACTTGTCCATTGTTGTCTGTATCAATGACATACTGACTACACCTCTCATCCTTCCATATCAACACCAGCGGAGTATTCCCAGTATGATAATGTGCATGCCTGCGACAAATTTACATGAACATAAGTAGATGTTGCCGCATAACAGTTGGCCAGAAACAAATAGCATGGAAACATACACTTTGTCAAAGAAGAGAGCCCTAGAAGAATAAGTACGTTGTCAAAAAGACACATTTTATCTACAAAGTTGATAAAATTTTGGTTACTGAAAGGAGCAAACTAAAATGGCATCCTACAAGTAGGAGAGAGTGAAGTTATGCACTTACTTGTTATAGAAAAACAATCCGTCCTTGACATAAGGCGATGATCCCGTATAAGCCGAGTGAAGTCCGCTTTGGTCGCAGTTATAAAAAGGAACAACGCTGAACCTGAACTTGTGGTAAAAAGAAGGCGGATCACAAGCACCAGTCTCGTCAAGCTTTGACTGCAACCAAAAGAACCTGAACTCCGCTGTGCATTCGTAAAGCGAGTAACCCCTCCAACAAACCATATCAATCACGTAATACGTCTGATCCGACTACATAAAACAATAACAAACCACTTAGTAAGATCATAATCggataaaaaaactaataaaggAGGGATCTTTTCACCTCGTGAAATATACAATCTAATATCGAATACGATTGTGCTGGACCAGAAGCACCTTTCTTCCTAGCACCACCAGGTAACGCAGAAGGAAAAAGGTGCAAGACGGAACCATTACGTAACCTACTAACAGTTGTTCCATCTGCTGACACTACAAAACATCGCTTCCCAGCTGGTCTCGCTAACACataccttttaaaaaaaaaaaaaaaaaaagaaaaaaaagttatgaactTTGTAATAACAAAACAGAATCGATCAAGAGGGGCAAGTGTACCAATCTCTGCTCAGATTCTCAGGAACGTCGATCATCCATTCAGGTAACATAAGCTGGCTCGCGAACCACTTGCGAGCCTCGGGTCCTCTCAGACTCGAAGCTTGACGGATGCTAAAGCTACTGGATTCCGATTCGTGTCCGGTGGTGGTGTCGACGTCGGGCATGGGTTCGGATAGTGTTTCCGGGTCGACATcgggggaggaggaggaggatgattGGAGGGAGATGACGGATGAGGCGAGGTTTCGAGCTCGCTGCTGGGCGTCGGAGCGGTGCTGAGACTGACGGAGGAGTGAAAGCTCTCTGCGTCTCTGTTGATCGGAGATAGGTCGTCGCTTGAAAGGACGGCGAAGATCATGCGGCGCCATTCTCGGAGGAAGAAAGTTTGTATCGAAGAAGGCTCGAAGCGGTACCGAGTTCGGAAACCTCTTGTCGGATATTTTAATTGCTTGATTCTGGTTCTGTCCTTAAAGCCTCGCCGACTCGATGATATAACTGAACCAAACCGGTTTGATTTGggataatataaacaaaaatggTTTAGATTAAGCTCTGTTGTATCTTGGGCCGAAAACTGgacgtttaaaaaaaatattgaattaaaatataaaaatattaatattgaaatataaatcaaaatttttatttttgaaataaaaaatatcatatttaaaattattaaaaatattaaataagattacaaatatatatatatatatatatatacatacatctTAATTGAAGTTTAGAACCCCACTAAATGGTGTAACTTCTCCATCTCATTCCCTGACATCATCGAATCGAAAATGTCAGATCTGGTAGCTCTGCTACCTTCCCCGTCGTCAGCTCCGAGATCCGCCTCAGACTTTGATAAGTTTTtttggcttccaacttaaaaccaattagCAATCAGTGGTGTGATCCaagtcccttatatattatttatgtccCTCACATATATCCGATGtgggatcttctctccaatacCCTCTCCCTCGAGATAATGGTGCGTATAACCATTAATTAGGCCTGGGCATCCGggtcttcgggtcgggttcgggtcgggttttgtcgggtccgggtctttcgggtccTCGGAATTTAGATCCATatgggtatttataattttcgggtcggtttcgggtcgggtcttgtcgggtccgggtcggttcgggtctagAATTTCAGTACCCGTAAAACACCTATAATATTCGGGTATtgttcggatccgggtcggttcgggtatATAAACCCCCAAAAAACTCGAAATACCCAAACTGGACCTGAAAACTCGAAAAGTACCCGAAAAACCGTAAAAGTACCTGAATATTTACCTAAAATCAGAcctgaaaactcaaaaaatatctgtatacccaaattatattttctgaaaatctaaaattacactcgaaatttgaaattatacccGAAAATACAaacctaaaacttaaaaaaagattagaaatatcaaaaatataccCAATCACCTAAATATAccttatatataaaataaatcttggGTATTTCGGGGACCCGATCGGGTCTCggttcgggtccgggtcttacCCGAGACCCGCggatccaaaataaaaagaccCATATGAGTACTTAtaatttttcgggtcggttccgggtcgggtattttcgggtcggttccgggtcgggtcctcgggtccgggtaaaatgcccaggcctaccATTAATCTCGCAGAATCCATCATACCCCTTCGAGATAATGCTTTTTTCTAGCTATCTCGAAGAACTGAACCTTCTCTGGGCAATCAGCTAATGAGTTGATCGGGCTACTGTCCGAGCCGGATTAATGGGTCAAAGTATTGGGTCTACTCTGATACCAAATCCtttttatattacttatgtcCCATTCATATTTCCAATGTGGGATTTTTATCCCAACATAAAGGCTATTGGAACATCAACACGACTAAATTCAAGAGGAATGTAATAAGATTCTATTTGTCAGAGATGTGGCTTGGCAGAAAAGACAATTGACCATTGTTTTTTCACTTGTCCAGATTCAATATGTATTTGGAGAATTTCAAATCTACCTTTAACAGCTCAATTATTAACAAGTGATTCTATGGACAAAAAAGTCGGGTTTCTTTTGCAACTTCAAGGCATACaatctctttctctttattAACGGTTGTTACCTTTTTGGTTGCTATGGCGTATATGAAAAATAGAGATTTTCTGCTCGTTAGGAAACAAATAatgtgtgttcaaaaaaaaaaggaaacaaataatgTCTCCAAATGTCACAGTGGACAATGCTTGCGCTGACGTCATAGTAAGCACGACAAGTACAATTTCTTCTTTCCCCGCTTTATCATCATGGAAACGTcccctttttttctttttagatctTCTAAAATTTGATtacaatatataaacaatactattaaaatatgatcATAACCTATTGATACTAGGTGTTTAGCCCGCTATGCGGACATAATTATCTTAATAAGGTGTTTAATCCGTAATATGGACATAATTATCTtagtaatatttattaataaatatattattaatt
It encodes:
- the LOC108849092 gene encoding uncharacterized protein LOC108849092; this translates as MAPHDLRRPFKRRPISDQQRRRELSLLRQSQHRSDAQQRARNLASSVISLQSSSSSSPDVDPETLSEPMPDVDTTTGHESESSSFSIRQASSLRGPEARKWFASQLMLPEWMIDVPENLSRDWYVLARPAGKRCFVVSADGTTVSRLRNGSVLHLFPSALPGGARKKGASGPAQSYSILDCIFHESDQTYYVIDMVCWRGYSLYECTAEFRFFWLQSKLDETGACDPPSFYHKFRFSVVPFYNCDQSGLHSAYTGSSPYVKDGLFFYNKHAHYHTGNTPLVLIWKDERCSQYVIDTDNNGQVPNQQHIVLELQDDGKIVTSDDPPVIVNCLNADFIKQSGLSPGSLVRFAIGDGGLNCVDGKFEKADLQYISVSNRARAFADSYSKIMFQYMARHSPLKVEDLASMISQENQQDKPPEVDMSD